A region of Allocoleopsis franciscana PCC 7113 DNA encodes the following proteins:
- a CDS encoding BamA/TamA family outer membrane protein, translated as MHIPRVAISTVISLVAWGIAPVKMGNAQSINTQKQANPINIDNSDTVDISPQTRRELGKDDSEILTKELITQLPQIAVTQETPHILPSEKQHQAVYEGDFLRMEDGSNVSNPASTPASALNLQQSIDSEPVILPDSVAENDFIVKDVEIRFVNNKGEAVDKDGNPIQGRIPREYIANEIQLQPGDVLTQAVIRRDLQQLQQLGLFERVDVSVVPADEGVNVVYNIQQRPARSINPGGGYNDDVGVYGTLSYRDFKLLPNPQRVEGNTQISLKNVDFNAQYVSPYQTANDGLGYSFSVFRKRTTSNIFDREIDLLSGERVRELRSGAAAALTRPIGEWWGTVGLNYTRISTRDRDGTIAREDELGNPLTFSGTGIDDLYTVSLGVTRDWRDNPFNPKRGSILSLTTEQSIPIGVGNILQNRLVGNYIQYVPVRWLSSEAQNAQRDVFPEMFAFNLQAGTVIGEMSPTQAFRLGGINSVRGYEEGNLGSGRSYILATGEYRFPIFSGVGGVIFADFASDLGTGNSVVGEPAVVRNKPGTGFGTGVGARWRSPFGILRVDLGVNDQGEVRFYTELGTGTRF; from the coding sequence ATGCATATCCCAAGGGTTGCAATTTCTACGGTGATCAGTTTAGTTGCCTGGGGTATCGCCCCAGTCAAGATGGGAAACGCCCAATCCATCAATACACAGAAACAAGCAAACCCTATTAATATCGACAATTCCGACACAGTCGATATTAGCCCTCAGACGAGGAGAGAATTGGGGAAGGATGATTCAGAGATTTTGACAAAAGAACTCATCACTCAATTGCCTCAAATCGCAGTGACTCAAGAGACACCCCATATCCTGCCCTCAGAAAAGCAGCATCAGGCTGTGTACGAGGGGGATTTTTTGAGGATGGAGGATGGCAGCAATGTCAGTAATCCGGCTTCCACTCCCGCTTCTGCACTCAACCTGCAACAATCTATCGATTCCGAGCCTGTCATTTTACCTGATTCTGTTGCAGAAAATGACTTCATTGTCAAGGATGTGGAGATTCGCTTCGTCAACAATAAAGGAGAAGCCGTCGATAAAGACGGTAATCCCATCCAGGGACGAATCCCTAGAGAATACATCGCCAATGAAATTCAACTCCAGCCCGGTGATGTCTTAACACAAGCTGTCATTCGCAGAGATTTGCAGCAGTTGCAGCAATTAGGATTATTTGAGCGAGTCGATGTCTCCGTTGTACCCGCCGATGAGGGTGTGAATGTCGTTTATAACATCCAACAGCGTCCAGCCCGTTCGATCAATCCTGGTGGCGGTTATAACGATGATGTGGGTGTATACGGTACATTAAGCTATCGAGACTTCAAACTCTTACCTAACCCCCAGCGCGTTGAGGGAAATACTCAAATCAGCCTGAAGAATGTTGACTTTAATGCCCAATATGTCAGTCCTTATCAGACAGCGAATGATGGTTTAGGGTATAGCTTCAGCGTGTTTCGCAAGCGTACCACGTCCAATATTTTTGATCGCGAGATTGACCTCCTCAGTGGTGAGAGAGTACGAGAATTACGTTCAGGTGCTGCAGCTGCGTTGACACGTCCCATCGGTGAATGGTGGGGGACAGTCGGGTTGAACTACACTCGCATCAGTACACGCGATCGCGATGGCACAATTGCCCGTGAGGATGAACTCGGCAATCCCCTCACCTTCAGCGGTACAGGAATTGATGACTTATATACCGTATCCTTGGGTGTCACTCGTGACTGGCGAGATAATCCCTTTAACCCCAAACGAGGCTCAATTCTCTCTCTGACTACCGAACAGTCAATTCCCATCGGTGTGGGTAATATTCTCCAAAATCGCTTAGTGGGTAACTATATTCAATATGTACCCGTGCGCTGGCTGAGTTCTGAGGCGCAAAATGCTCAACGAGATGTGTTTCCCGAAATGTTTGCTTTTAATTTGCAAGCCGGTACGGTGATTGGAGAGATGTCACCGACTCAGGCGTTTCGTCTGGGCGGGATTAATTCCGTGCGAGGATACGAAGAAGGTAATCTGGGCAGTGGTCGTAGTTATATCTTAGCCACTGGAGAATATCGCTTTCCCATCTTCTCCGGGGTGGGAGGAGTGATCTTCGCCGATTTTGCCTCGGATTTAGGGACGGGGAACTCAGTCGTCGGAGAACCGGCTGTGGTGCGGAATAAACCTGGAACTGGGTTTGGTACCGGAGTTGGCGCACGATGGCGATCGCCTTTTGGCATCCTGCGAGTTGATTTAGGTGTCAATGACCAAGGCGAAGTCCGATTTTATACTGAACTCGGCACCGGGACTCGATTTTGA
- a CDS encoding Uma2 family endonuclease, which produces MTQTQYRLTVKQFFAMPESDITYELIEGEARPKMSPKRFHSRVTGALYTLLNQWCPERGEVNPEWAIVLKRQGEDWVPVPDLTYVSYQCLPVEVMEDEACPVAPELVIEIISQGQRFGQLVKKATDYLEAGVSRVWVVDPQARSITVFYPDAPPRTYTKDELITDSLLEGLQLTPQQIFGEAKLPDVSVNP; this is translated from the coding sequence ATGACTCAGACTCAATATCGACTGACGGTTAAACAATTCTTTGCAATGCCAGAGTCTGATATTACCTATGAATTAATAGAGGGTGAAGCTAGACCGAAAATGTCGCCGAAACGTTTTCATTCCAGAGTGACTGGAGCTCTATATACACTCTTGAATCAGTGGTGCCCGGAGCGGGGTGAAGTGAATCCTGAATGGGCGATCGTATTAAAGCGTCAAGGTGAAGATTGGGTGCCAGTGCCTGATTTAACTTATGTTTCCTATCAGTGTCTTCCCGTAGAGGTGATGGAAGATGAAGCGTGTCCGGTAGCACCGGAGTTAGTCATTGAAATTATTTCACAAGGACAGAGATTTGGGCAATTAGTGAAAAAAGCAACTGATTATTTAGAAGCTGGAGTATCGCGGGTTTGGGTTGTCGATCCTCAGGCGAGAAGTATCACAGTTTTCTATCCTGATGCGCCACCGCGAACTTATACTAAAGATGAGTTAATCACGGATTCTCTGTTGGAGGGGCTTCAACTTACTCCTCAGCAGATTTTTGGAGAGGCAAAATTACCGGATGTTTCTGTTAATCCCTAA
- a CDS encoding valine--pyruvate transaminase produces the protein MNPNLSQFGTQMSNLTGVRAIMKDIIETLRTGEGQDFINLSAGNPVILPEVEQLWRDCTEQLLASSEYGEVICRYGSSQGYQPLIEAIANDFNQRYGLNLTERNILITPGSQSIYFYATNAFGGYTTSGKLKQVVLPLSPDYTGYGGVCLTPEAVVAYKPALEIDEKAHHFKYRPDFSQLTITEETGCVIFSRPCNPTGNVLTQEEVKKIADLAASFDVPVLIDSAYAPPFPALNFTEMTPVFGSNIIHCMSLSKAGLPGERVGIAIGDPKLIGILESFQTNLCIHSPRYGQAIAARAIASGALAKISSNIIRPYYASKFDVLENTLDQSMPEELPWFLHRGEGAIFAWLWLQDLPITDWELYQELKKVGVIVVPGSTFFPGLREDWSHKQQCLRISLTASNEEIEVAMQRLAKVVQSVYQRSTVNV, from the coding sequence ATGAACCCTAATTTGTCTCAATTCGGTACCCAGATGTCCAACCTTACGGGTGTCCGAGCGATTATGAAAGATATTATTGAAACATTAAGAACGGGTGAGGGACAGGATTTTATTAATTTAAGTGCGGGAAATCCGGTGATTTTGCCAGAAGTGGAGCAACTTTGGCGGGATTGTACCGAACAATTGCTAGCCAGTTCTGAATATGGTGAGGTGATTTGCCGCTATGGATCGAGTCAGGGATATCAGCCGTTAATTGAAGCGATCGCAAATGATTTCAATCAACGCTATGGGCTAAACTTGACCGAACGTAATATCTTAATTACCCCAGGCAGTCAGTCGATCTACTTCTACGCCACGAATGCATTTGGCGGTTATACAACTAGCGGCAAATTAAAACAAGTCGTTCTGCCTTTAAGCCCAGATTATACCGGCTATGGTGGAGTTTGCTTAACACCGGAGGCAGTTGTTGCCTATAAACCCGCCTTAGAAATTGATGAGAAAGCACACCACTTTAAATATCGCCCTGACTTCAGCCAATTGACGATTACAGAAGAGACTGGCTGTGTGATTTTTTCCCGTCCTTGTAATCCTACGGGTAATGTTCTCACCCAGGAAGAGGTGAAGAAAATTGCCGATCTAGCGGCATCATTTGATGTGCCAGTATTAATTGATTCGGCTTATGCACCCCCTTTTCCGGCGTTGAATTTTACAGAAATGACGCCCGTATTTGGCAGTAATATCATTCATTGTATGAGTCTGTCTAAAGCGGGGTTACCCGGAGAACGGGTAGGTATCGCCATTGGTGATCCAAAGTTGATTGGGATTTTGGAGTCATTTCAAACGAATTTATGTATTCATTCTCCCCGATATGGACAAGCGATCGCAGCACGGGCAATCGCATCGGGCGCATTAGCTAAAATTTCCTCTAACATCATTCGTCCTTACTACGCTTCTAAGTTTGATGTGTTAGAAAATACCCTCGATCAATCCATGCCTGAAGAATTGCCTTGGTTTTTACATCGGGGAGAAGGGGCAATCTTTGCGTGGTTATGGTTACAGGATTTACCGATAACGGATTGGGAACTCTATCAAGAGTTAAAAAAAGTTGGTGTAATTGTGGTACCGGGCAGCACTTTCTTCCCTGGTTTACGAGAAGATTGGTCGCATAAACAACAGTGTCTTCGCATTAGTCTCACGGCAAGTAACGAGGAAATTGAAGTTGCCATGCAGCGTTTGGCAAAGGTAGTACAGTCGGTTTATCAGCGTTCTACGGTTAATGTTTGA
- a CDS encoding Tab2/Atab2 family RNA-binding protein: MGIWQADFYRRPLRDATGQVLWELLICDATRHFTYQAWCAQSEVNANWLVAQLRQAAGDNWPDVIQVFRPQSLSLMEAAAQQLGIAVEPTRGTTTLKQWLQQRALQYPKQEGYTAEAYNPIAIDKPPPLPLPENLWGDRWRFASIPAGNIEEAFGDRPIPILEMPESLLPLNLGLASTVAVPGVIIDGGRKSMQLARWLQNVTPVSLNYIAGAPDGLILEAGLVDRWVVATFEDTEVATAARMYEQRQSLSQGLHFLLVQPDDSGMTYTGFWLLQTEN; encoded by the coding sequence ATGGGGATTTGGCAAGCAGATTTTTATCGGCGTCCACTACGAGATGCAACGGGGCAAGTGTTATGGGAGTTATTAATTTGTGACGCAACTCGTCATTTTACCTATCAAGCCTGGTGTGCTCAGTCAGAAGTCAATGCTAACTGGCTGGTTGCCCAACTGCGGCAGGCGGCGGGTGACAACTGGCCCGATGTGATTCAAGTGTTTCGCCCCCAGTCACTGAGTTTAATGGAAGCGGCAGCGCAGCAACTCGGTATCGCCGTGGAACCAACACGAGGCACAACAACGTTGAAACAATGGTTACAACAACGGGCGTTGCAATACCCTAAGCAGGAGGGTTACACGGCGGAGGCTTATAATCCCATTGCCATCGATAAACCACCACCCTTGCCACTGCCCGAAAATCTCTGGGGCGATCGCTGGCGCTTTGCGTCCATTCCTGCGGGTAATATTGAGGAAGCATTTGGCGATCGCCCCATCCCAATTTTAGAGATGCCGGAATCTCTCTTACCTCTCAATCTGGGTTTAGCCTCAACCGTAGCGGTGCCGGGAGTGATTATTGATGGAGGGCGCAAGTCAATGCAACTTGCTCGTTGGCTTCAGAATGTTACACCTGTCTCATTGAACTACATCGCGGGTGCGCCGGATGGGTTAATTCTAGAAGCTGGATTGGTTGATCGATGGGTTGTTGCTACATTTGAGGATACAGAGGTGGCAACAGCCGCACGGATGTATGAACAACGCCAATCCCTTAGTCAGGGATTGCATTTTTTGTTAGTACAACCCGATGATTCGGGGATGACTTATACAGGTTTTTGGTTATTGCAAACAGAAAATTAG
- a CDS encoding Uma2 family endonuclease yields MVISQENIIRPAATLSVTWERLPDDYKLEEEPVENTGQPLIAGALREPLELIGYIKPEMLIASNLGICATVNGELVIKAPDWFYVPKVQPLTQGCERKSYTPNLEGDTPTIVMEFLSDTEGGEYSVKRSYPPGKWFFYEQVLNVPTYVIFEPDTGLLEVYRLQEQRYDLELPDSEGRHWFPEMGLFLGVWRGEKEGRTGYWLRWWDEGENLLLWGVERLEQERQQVEQERQRAEQERQRAEQEHQRAEKLAAYLRSQGINPDEIE; encoded by the coding sequence ATGGTGATTAGCCAAGAAAATATAATCAGACCAGCGGCAACCCTAAGTGTGACTTGGGAAAGGCTCCCAGACGACTACAAACTAGAAGAAGAACCTGTGGAGAATACTGGGCAACCGCTGATTGCTGGAGCCTTACGCGAACCTTTAGAACTGATCGGGTATATTAAACCCGAAATGCTCATCGCCTCCAACTTGGGTATTTGCGCGACGGTAAACGGAGAGTTGGTGATTAAGGCACCGGATTGGTTTTACGTCCCTAAGGTACAACCGCTAACACAAGGATGCGAACGCAAAAGCTATACACCCAATTTAGAAGGGGATACTCCCACCATCGTGATGGAATTCCTATCCGACACGGAAGGTGGGGAATATTCAGTCAAGCGTAGCTATCCCCCCGGTAAATGGTTTTTTTACGAGCAAGTTTTGAACGTCCCCACCTATGTGATCTTCGAGCCAGACACCGGATTGCTAGAGGTTTATCGATTGCAGGAGCAACGGTATGATTTAGAATTGCCCGACTCGGAAGGACGCCACTGGTTTCCTGAAATGGGATTATTTTTGGGAGTATGGCGGGGAGAGAAAGAAGGACGCACAGGGTATTGGTTGCGCTGGTGGGACGAGGGAGAAAATTTGCTGCTGTGGGGTGTAGAACGTTTGGAGCAGGAACGCCAGCAAGTTGAACAAGAGCGCCAGCGAGCTGAACAAGAGCGCCAGCGAGCTGAACAAGAACACCAGCGAGCTGAGAAATTAGCCGCCTACTTGCGTTCTCAGGGGATTAACCCAGATGAGATTGAGTGA
- a CDS encoding tetratricopeptide repeat protein — protein MNKILFQLVTTSLGLFVIFSPSSAMAQTTQPTQNSPSILLPVNCQEERDSETQSSVFQLQNKARQYANLKNKEKASQTLTQLFRNLRRLENGSNKAAILEEILSSEIRSQNSRLLADTVDLYITAKQKQQAAAVLAEALQTVQTLSSGRSYAKTKSLAAIALQYAAIGQTEPALKILDQSVQTEKSIQGAEFKTQALTAIAQAYVAAGKFEQASGILDQSLGYATTVQNPNPYRQGELLAAVASTYAQAKQYNQALKVAQLITKAPYHKANAIAAVSRQYSQQTEPESALRTAQMIENHKDTADIKAKRLADIGHEYIQTGKPDKAAQVFAQAIQTAQIVDSPYEQSRILSDVIVNYAQAGQPDAALQLLRKTANPDYFKSRTLAAIAISFAKAGQQAKASQALSQTLDTIAATSDANEKSNARADIILSFIEAKRFDFAAQIAQAIEDEFTRADSLREIAVQAADAGQTDLAMQVMPAIDTKFVEHRSTVLHRVALAHTKAGQYDKALQVAQTLDSRLAYRAKTLGAIATQLHKAGQSQRASSIFTQAVQAANAAEDTNSKISALGAVALAYANTQQLKPASQTLSQALQIGQTIEEGNVQGAAFRETAEQLISAQHYDLAFQVAQGLKDGYEQSSILQGIFVKSIEAGQYAKAYPVINSLKTPEEKARWLVAIARQYIQAGNTTQASQILAQALQVTLTIEGPESKTLVFRAPPDQTIVDDDSDRGSFLEAIALEYAKAGQHTQARQVAQRLENNAIRTRLNQRLACYQRR, from the coding sequence GTGAACAAAATTCTATTCCAGCTTGTTACGACTTCTCTAGGATTATTTGTAATTTTCAGCCCTTCGAGTGCGATGGCTCAAACCACCCAACCCACTCAAAATTCACCTAGTATCCTGCTGCCTGTCAATTGTCAAGAAGAGCGCGATTCGGAGACTCAATCGAGTGTATTTCAGTTGCAAAATAAGGCGCGACAGTATGCGAACTTGAAAAATAAAGAAAAAGCTAGCCAAACTCTCACTCAATTGTTCCGAAACCTGCGCCGCTTGGAAAATGGCTCGAATAAAGCTGCCATCTTAGAGGAAATCCTATCTTCGGAAATACGCAGTCAGAATTCCCGACTGTTAGCAGATACGGTTGACTTATACATTACCGCCAAACAAAAACAACAAGCTGCCGCAGTTTTAGCTGAAGCGCTGCAAACTGTCCAAACTTTAAGCAGTGGACGAAGCTATGCTAAAACGAAATCTCTTGCTGCGATCGCACTTCAGTATGCCGCAATCGGACAAACCGAGCCAGCCCTAAAGATTTTAGACCAATCTGTCCAAACCGAAAAATCCATCCAAGGTGCTGAATTTAAAACTCAAGCCTTAACCGCCATTGCCCAAGCCTATGTAGCCGCCGGAAAATTTGAACAAGCATCGGGAATCTTAGATCAATCATTGGGTTATGCCACGACGGTTCAAAATCCCAATCCTTATCGCCAAGGTGAGTTATTGGCGGCTGTTGCTAGTACCTACGCCCAAGCCAAACAGTACAACCAAGCGTTAAAGGTGGCACAACTAATTACCAAGGCTCCTTATCATAAAGCGAATGCGATCGCTGCTGTTTCTCGCCAGTATAGCCAACAAACCGAACCGGAATCAGCCCTGCGAACGGCTCAAATGATTGAGAATCATAAGGATACAGCCGACATTAAGGCAAAACGGTTGGCGGATATTGGTCATGAGTATATTCAAACGGGAAAGCCAGATAAAGCCGCTCAAGTTTTTGCCCAAGCGATACAAACGGCACAAATTGTAGACAGTCCTTATGAGCAATCGCGCATACTGTCCGATGTGATTGTTAACTATGCCCAAGCTGGACAACCGGATGCCGCACTGCAGTTGCTTCGTAAAACTGCCAATCCTGATTATTTTAAATCCAGAACATTAGCCGCGATCGCCATTAGTTTCGCAAAAGCTGGACAACAAGCCAAAGCCTCTCAAGCCTTATCGCAAACTCTAGATACCATTGCCGCCACGTCTGATGCCAACGAAAAATCCAATGCCAGGGCGGATATTATTCTTAGCTTTATTGAGGCGAAACGCTTTGACTTCGCCGCTCAAATTGCCCAAGCGATTGAGGATGAGTTTACCAGAGCGGATTCCTTACGGGAGATTGCGGTGCAAGCAGCAGATGCAGGGCAGACTGACTTAGCAATGCAAGTTATGCCAGCGATTGACACCAAGTTTGTGGAACACAGAAGTACGGTATTGCATCGAGTTGCCTTAGCTCACACTAAAGCTGGACAATACGACAAAGCCTTACAAGTCGCTCAAACACTAGACAGTCGGCTCGCTTATCGAGCGAAAACTTTAGGAGCGATCGCAACCCAATTGCATAAAGCAGGACAATCCCAACGCGCCTCTAGTATTTTCACTCAAGCAGTGCAAGCTGCCAATGCAGCGGAAGATACTAATAGCAAAATTTCGGCACTGGGGGCTGTTGCTTTAGCCTATGCCAATACCCAACAACTCAAACCAGCCTCCCAAACCTTATCTCAAGCTCTACAAATTGGGCAAACCATAGAAGAAGGAAATGTACAAGGGGCTGCATTCCGAGAAACTGCCGAACAATTGATTTCTGCCCAACACTACGATTTAGCATTTCAAGTAGCTCAAGGGCTGAAAGATGGGTATGAACAAAGTTCTATTTTGCAGGGAATTTTTGTAAAGTCAATCGAGGCAGGACAATACGCGAAAGCTTATCCGGTGATCAATTCCCTGAAAACACCCGAAGAAAAAGCGAGATGGTTAGTTGCGATCGCTCGTCAATATATCCAAGCCGGAAACACAACCCAAGCCTCTCAAATTTTAGCTCAGGCTTTGCAAGTCACGCTCACCATTGAAGGGCCAGAATCTAAAACCCTTGTGTTCAGAGCGCCACCCGATCAGACAATCGTAGACGATGACTCAGATCGAGGTAGTTTTTTAGAAGCGATCGCGCTTGAATATGCCAAAGCGGGACAACATACCCAAGCTCGGCAAGTGGCACAACGGCTAGAAAATAATGCTATTCGGACTCGGTTAAATCAACGGTTAGCTTGTTATCAACGCCGCTAA
- a CDS encoding SH3 domain-containing protein — protein sequence MHHSRKSLTLAALLSVCATGWSFISSTKASAELPTVPLELALAADQSVCSFITGNNVNIRSSPNPQSRVVTKLRRGDGVRALRRSGNWVQLTGRVTSPPGKMPEVVKPLNGWVSNQYINGCSEDQFERWRQ from the coding sequence ATGCACCATTCCAGAAAATCTTTAACTTTGGCGGCGCTACTATCTGTATGTGCCACTGGCTGGTCGTTTATCTCTAGTACTAAAGCAAGTGCGGAACTGCCAACTGTACCGCTTGAATTGGCGCTGGCAGCAGATCAGAGTGTCTGTTCATTTATTACTGGAAATAATGTGAATATTCGCAGTAGCCCGAATCCTCAATCCCGCGTTGTGACAAAACTCAGAAGGGGAGACGGTGTCAGAGCTCTACGGCGATCGGGTAACTGGGTTCAACTGACTGGAAGAGTAACCTCACCTCCTGGAAAAATGCCAGAAGTGGTTAAACCCCTGAATGGTTGGGTCAGCAACCAATATATTAATGGATGTTCGGAAGATCAGTTTGAGCGCTGGCGGCAATAA
- a CDS encoding S-methyl-5'-thioadenosine phosphorylase, with protein MVQAKIGIIGGSGLYKMESLKEVEEVFLDTPFGTPSDALIVGTLEGTRVAFLARHGRNHHLMPSELPFRANIHAMKQLGVEYLISASAVGSLKEEAKPLDMVVPDQFIDRTKNRISTFFGDGIVAHITFGDPVCPNLAGVLADAVASLELPDVTLHRGGTYVCMEGPAFSTKAESHLYRSWGATIIGMTNLPEAKLAREAEIAYATLALVTDYDCWHPDHDSVTVEMVIGNLHRNATNAQKVIQETVRRLSENPPVSEAHSALKYAILTQLDQVPAAAKEKLGLLLKKYL; from the coding sequence ATGGTTCAGGCAAAGATTGGAATTATTGGCGGTAGTGGGCTGTACAAAATGGAATCCCTCAAAGAAGTGGAAGAGGTGTTCTTAGATACACCTTTTGGGACTCCCTCTGATGCCTTGATTGTGGGGACGCTGGAAGGTACGCGAGTCGCTTTCTTAGCCCGTCACGGTCGCAATCATCACCTGATGCCCTCGGAGTTGCCATTCCGTGCGAATATCCATGCAATGAAGCAATTGGGTGTGGAGTATCTGATCTCAGCGTCAGCGGTAGGTTCCCTCAAGGAAGAGGCTAAACCCTTGGATATGGTTGTGCCAGACCAATTTATTGACCGGACAAAAAACCGGATTTCTACCTTTTTTGGGGATGGAATTGTTGCTCATATCACCTTTGGTGACCCCGTATGCCCTAATTTGGCTGGGGTTCTAGCTGATGCCGTTGCCAGTCTTGAGTTACCGGATGTGACGCTGCATCGGGGGGGTACCTATGTTTGCATGGAAGGGCCAGCCTTTTCCACCAAAGCGGAGTCCCATCTTTACCGCAGTTGGGGCGCAACCATCATTGGTATGACGAATTTACCGGAGGCGAAGCTGGCACGAGAGGCAGAAATTGCCTATGCTACTTTGGCGCTGGTGACCGATTATGACTGTTGGCATCCCGACCATGACAGCGTGACGGTGGAGATGGTAATTGGGAATTTGCATCGCAATGCGACGAATGCTCAGAAGGTGATTCAAGAAACGGTGCGGCGTCTGAGTGAGAATCCACCGGTATCGGAGGCGCATTCGGCATTAAAGTATGCAATTTTGACGCAACTGGATCAGGTTCCGGCAGCAGCCAAGGAGAAGTTGGGGTTGTTGTTGAAGAAGTATTTGTAA